The Anopheles gambiae chromosome 2, idAnoGambNW_F1_1, whole genome shotgun sequence genomic sequence aaaaaatcATCACCCGCCGTAGTAATGTCGTTCTGTTTGTGTAGTTTTGTCATCTGTCATTACTCTgtgttttatacatttttctcAATTTACACGTACaccattttttatcattttttcgATCCGCTATGCTATTACACGAAAATCATTACACACGTACGGCCACACATCACACCACCTTCATCATCGTCAGCATCGTCGTCCCGAAGCACTCTCCAGTTCCCAAATGCACGCCACATGCCCATCCCCTACGTCGGCAACTAACGGAAACCAAACCTCCCCCCAGTAACACCCGAAAACAAGACACATTTCTGCGGACGCTAACGGAAGCTTCCAAAATTCTTATCATTCATGAATTTTATAGATATTCAATCATGGTGGGAGGTGCCCTGCATTGCGCACTTTTGTTCGCTGTTTAGTACCACCTTCCAGCTGCCTAGGTTTGACATTGaggtaagtgtgtatgtgtttttatgCGCTTTAGGGAGAGTTATTCattcaaatttttattttgcgcCTGCAGGATCTCGAAGAGGCCCTTCTAACAGATGCCGATGCGGAGGGTGAAGTAGATCTGAAAGTGTACACTGCGCGCCTGCTGCCGGAGCTGATCGTCGCACTGTTGAAGGGCTGTGATGCGCTTGCACAGATCGGTTCACACATCAGCCCGAGCAACTATCAGATGTTCCTGAGGCGTCTGTTTCGTCAAAAATGTCAGGTAGGTTAAAGAGGGTCAGCTCCAGCTAGACAAAACAAATGGAAACTCCATTCAAATATATTCTCACCGTGTTCGTTACAGGAATATAACGTTGATAATCCGTTTAACACCGATATTGATTTCGAAAAGCTACCGCTTCGTACGAAGATCACAATTTTGAAGTACCTTTGCGACTTCCGGCTCGATTCCGAACACGTCAGCTCCACCTTTGCCGATTACGACGCGGACAGTCTGCGCCTGGAACCGATAGGGTAGGTTACTCAAAATGCCGGTATGCCGCTTCCTTGCTTAATATGTTCTTCTTTTCGATCTTCGGACCAATCAGGTACGATCGCAACGGATCTTCTTATTGGCACTTTTTCGGTACGCGCTTGTATCGGGAAGATTACGTGAGTGGTGGCGGTAAATCGAAAGCGGCCAAATCACCCGTCTGGCAGGTAATCTGCTTCACCGAGGAAGATTGGCGCAATCTAGCGAACAAGCTCGATAACTCCACCAACGCCAAAGAGCGCACcctgcacgagctgctggtgGAAAACTTTTTGCCTTACATTCCGAAACTATTTCGCGACAAGGAAAGAGAACGTCGCAATAGGTAAAAACTGCCGTAAGGTATGAGTTTAAATGAAACAACCTTACACGGAGGTTTTGGTCTTTATTTTGTAGACTTTTCGAGCGGCCTAGATCAACACGCATAAAACAGCTGCAGGAAGTAAAAAACCTCCGCCAGCAGGAGCAGCTGCAAAAGGAGCAACAACAGCTGCTACTGGAAGAGGAAGAGATCAATCgggaaagcagcagcaatctTACCGAAGTGCAGCAAAACACACGTCTACCACCGGCACCACCGAAACGGGCGGAACTGCTGTCGGAAGCGCGTGCGAAACGAGCTGAGCGACGGTTAGAAGCGAAACATTCACTCGCGAACAACAACTCTCACTAGCAAGGACAGAAAACCAACCACTCTCCCTTGAACTAGACGGCAAACCATCTCCCGTTGGTCACCACACCCTCTCTTGAAACACACACTACACAGCAAAACTCTTTACTACCGACGAGCCAAAATTTTCCGATAGCCAAGGCCAAAGTGTTTTAGGTAGCCCCTATTGCGTGGACGTGGCACTGTCACAGATAAATCCACCAACTCTCCTCTCTCTAGCATGCGCACACGCACATCTACAGGGTACCGCAGGGTTTTTGTACACACAAAGTCCAACCACGGGGGCAAGTGTGTAGTGTGCGATGCTGGCGGACGatagacgacgacgacgacgacgacaactaCCTAAAGTTGGCGACATTGGCGGGAAGACCGTTTTCGCACACACAGTGCAAAGCAAAAGAATCGGCACTACATGCGACGTCTGATCCGACCCTACTATCCTCGACGACCATCCCCCCCCTcgaccaacaacaaaaacatcgtCGTTCGATTGcacgagaaaaaagaaaaccgaaCCGTTCCGTGACAGACGTGAGAAGCGTGAAACCATGTTTGTGATTGAAGAATAGATGTGTCGATGCTTTAGTTTTGTTCTGCTTCCTCTAGCGCGGGCTTCCTTTGCTTGCTAATATGTATGtatgcatgtttttttctcccgttttcttttcccttttttcttgttttaacCGTccaaaagtttcattatttcCAACTTATTAACACAGACAAAGTACTTCCCAATGTGTCATCTCATTGTAAGATGTCTTCCCATGTCCCATCATGATTGTCTATTGTGCTAACCCATCTTTCAATAATGAGCATTGTAACAGCCCTTGTTCAAAACGATCCGATTAATACTCCTGTCCTTCCGAACCCGCTACTTACTGTGCAATTGCCAAAATAACTTCCAGACGTGCACTGTTAATAGGGAAAGCTAATGAAACTTTtaacactcacatacacacactccgtTGGTATGCTTTGGAACGGTGccgttaatattttttttgttcttcctttttccctttctATCGCTCTCTCAATTCACAGATCTCGATCGAATTCCGTCACAAGTATAGTTTCGCCAACCGCAAGCTCCCCAGACGAGGCATCCCTTCTCACGcgtgattttatttttcagccaCGAAAAGAAAACGCGTTCCGTAGTAGAGCAAATAGTCCGTACCTTTATGACAGCGCCACTAATTTGAGCGGTTCCACTTCTCCGTCAGTAGGTCCTCGGCTCGGGAGGGCCAGACTGTACAGCGCCGCAGCACACCGTAGCGCAACGGGAAGCGTATCGCCAGCGTCGCTAGCTCGCTCCAGCTCGGTCGAATCGTACGCCCGGAGCGAAAGAAGttacgccagcagcagccgaagtaGATCGGTTGAAAGCGACGGTGGTCTCCACGGGACGGCGGACGCTGCGATCTACAACGATTCGTACTACATTGTAAGCCGGCGCGAGGACAGCGAAAGTGTGCACAGCTTCAGCGACACCGAGGCCGAAAATAACATCAACAGTGGCAATACCGACACGAACAgcaaacaacaccaccaccaccagctggtGGAACAGTCGGAACCGGCTGTCATCAAGCCACTGTgtcagcagcggcagcaaacgAAAGCGGAACAAAAAGCGGAACGGCATTCCGTTCGGCCGGTAAGCGCGGAGGTAGAGAAATTGTTGCGCTTCAATCAAATCATGGCTCCGACAGCGACGAAACTGCCTGGCCGTCAAACGAACAACTCTCTGTCGTCCGTCACCGGGCCCGTGATATTGCCATTCAGCGAAGGGCCGGCTGCTAAGGGCGGCACACCCAATGGCGGTAACAGCAGCGGCAAAGGAAGTGACGCTGCCGCGTCGGTCACAAATCAGGGCCGTAAAAAGAAGGGCAAGTCAACGAATGTGTAAGTATACTACCATTGGAAGAGCCTGTCCGTCCTTGGTGGAGGTGCTCTAGCTGTATGGAGCTGtattgtttagtttttgcacGATAGAAATTAACCCCGTTAGTTGTTAACTTAGTTTATCGCTAGGATTTGcgttttaattatttccaaACAATTGATCTATCTTACTGGCCGTGTCCAACTGGTCTTTTTGCGTTGTTCTTTTTCAAGAGGGTTTGAGGTATTGGACTTACTGTAATTGTATAATTGGTCTACTGTAAACCTTTAGTTATTTGCAAACGTGCATTTACTATATTGGACTTACTTTAATTGTATAATTGGTCTACTGTAAACCTTTAGTTATTTGCAAACGTGCATTTTAGCAATGAATATAATCATGAGAAAATGCATAAAGACGTAATGTAacagttgtttgattgttttccttttctctttcctCCCCTAACCATGCCATTACACACACCACCTTACCTGTAATATCATCAACATATCCTGCACTTGTACATAATCTTACTCCACACGCAACCCAATGCGCACCCGTGGCCCGCTCTGTCGATAACTtgttgtgcgtttgtgtgcattAACTATATTCCCGGCATCCTCTCGGATTTCCTACTACCGAATCATGTATGTGACCATGCTATtatcacacacccacacacatccTTCCTGCACGATTCTGACCGGTTAATGTGGGATCATCATCGGTATGAATGTTGGAAAAAACCACACCGCCACTTATTTGCCGTGGCAATCCTGTAAATATATCCCCTATAACCTGTAACACGGCTGCATCTGGCACTGGTGTATCGCACGCGCGTGTGGGTGTGGGTTCTGGTCGGTAAATGTTGTAAACGCACGGAACAGTAATGTcacctctgctgctgctgctagctaCACCAACAGTAGTTTCACCAAAGCGAACTGTTCCGCCTCCTCAATTTTCGTATCGTCGTCTCTTAGCTTTACTGAAACCGACGAGGTCCTGCAGATCGGTATGCACAAGGTGCTGGAAAGCATCAAGAACCACGACGATGCCTGGCCATTTATGGATCCGGTCGATGAGGACATTGCGCCGAAGTACTACTCGATCATACGAAGGTAAAAACGAAGGTTATTTGCTGAAAACTTTAAAATACAATTATTAAACCGTCTTTGtctctacctctctctctctctctattcttCCGTTTGTAGGCCTATGGATCTGCAAAAGATGGAGGAAAAGCTAGACAACGGGGAGTACATGATTTTCAGTGACTTTCAAAACGATTTTAAGTTGATCGTCAACAACTGCCGGCTATATAATGGTCAAGCAAATGGTAAGTAGtgacgattttttgttttttttttttaatgattctaAATGTGGAAAGTCATTGTTAATTAcaatgctgcaaaatgtcactgtcaatgtaataaaaaaaaatgtcgttgtcaatgtcacaaaaaaatcgaactgaaacaaaatccatgtcagcgtcacgtactgaattgtgataatcagaggtaatactcaaaacgattggtgtgaccaatacatgcttcatgacatttttgcgaccatcgcttagTCAGTCACTATgacttttttactgtgatcagcattgcaaaatgtcactgacttagtcatgacaaattcctgtcgaaacaaaatcatgtcagcgtcgcgaggtctactgtgatgatcagaggtgagactcaagcAGTTGATGCGCACATAATGAgacttttttctcgctctgttagACCCGACAGACGATCAAAGCAGACAGAGCgcgaaagcatgctcattttatTGCTTGGGACAACAAGACATATAttttccaagaatgtcgtgattatcaccgatCGAAAATAtcatgaccaagtgagtgtccaagagttgggtgctcagcaaaatgtcaccaagcaagTGATTGATCCACCAACTGTTAGAGTCTCATCTCTGATCATaacagttgtgtacgtgatctgatttgagcttcttTTCAGCCATGATTCAGCCATTGAGTTTTGATGACTGTGTGGGAGCGATTAAAAGACGATGTTCTAAGAGTGAACTAAGACTAACTACATTTATTCGATATTCAGTGTAACCACAGTTGCTGTAACCAATGGCTACTTGATTACAACTAAGACATTGCTATAAGCAATCCACCACAACTgtaacagtggcatttggcaacactgttcacagccagaaaaaaatcatgattatgcttgcgccggcattaagctaagcttgtcagtcagagtatcacGTTGGACCCAAGCAATcgcatgtcgtgttcagcatgtcatgacgcactttcattgagcatcagcaatgagcatcaagctacctcGGATATGTTAATTGTTTTCGCTGGTGAAAagctcgtgatgctcatgacattttgcagcactgtatATTCGACTATATAATGTATGCGTATGTGAAGATGGTCCCCAGTATCATTTTATCTAATTGTATACCTGTTCTTTTGCCCATTTCAACAGAATACACGGAAATGGTCAACAACCTTCAGATTGCGTTTGAACGTGCCAGGAAGAAATACTTCGACGAGAACTCATCGGACGAGGAACTGATGAGCCACGAGTATCCGGATGTGAGTCGCGCGAATGCTGCGTTCAAGGAAAAACCGTCCTCAAAGGACAGCAACAAATCAACCTCCTCCGATGCAATGAACGGCCGTGGACAGCCGCACAGCAAAGGCATGCCGAAGGACACCGGCAAGAGAGAGGCCGGCAGCAAGGACAGGTCGAAGAAAGGCGGCGGCTCCGGTGGCAATGGCAATAATAACATAAGTGCAAagtcaagcagcagcagctccaatGCAAACTCCAAAGATAacagtgatggtggtggtgattcgCCGTCCCTCCAAGGGAAGGACAAACCGTGCAAAGAATCGAAAGGAAAGTCGGTGAAAAGTGGTACGAGTGCCGGGGGTGACAAGAAGGGTGCCAAAAATGTGACGGGCGAAAAGAAGGAACCGTCCGCGCCGGCGGCTGGTGGAGCCGGTTCGAAAAAGAACAAAGCAAATAAACAGCAGCCGGAGGTGGACTCGGAACCGGAACCAGACCCGGAACCGCCGGAAAAGGATAAAAGTGGATCGCGAGTGAACAACAAAACTGTAAAACGCAAGCGcaaggagaaggagaaaggTGATAAAGTGAAAAGCAAGAAACTAAAAACCGAAACAAGTGATCATAGTGATGGGGATGATGGGCTGCAGCGGGACGAAGATAGGGTGAATGTCAAAAGTGAAGAAGAGCCCGATTGGTGCGAACCCGAACGGAAACGGTACAAAAAGGATCATCATGGTGATGTGGAAGAGGACGAACCTGCAACGACACCGTTACAGGCAGCAGATGGTAGTGGTATGCGGTTGGCGGGTGGTAAAATGGATGATCtgaaggaggagcaggaggaggaagatTTTCCAGTGTACGagagcaagaagaaggcgGCGGTGAAAGCGCTGcaggaaaaagagaaaaagaaaaacagttcTAAAGTGaagaaagaggaaaagaaggTGAACAAACCGCCCAAGGGTGGCAAGGGGAAGGATGCAAAGCGTGAATCGTTTTCGCCGGTACGGCAACGTTCAATGTCGCGAACGCCCAGCCCATCGCAGGAGAATTCGTCGCCCTTCTCCAAACAGTCACCGCATGGGTCGTTGAGCCCCAAGAAAAAAGAATGCACGTCGTCCGATGTCGGTGGGGGTGTGGTGGAAAAAACGGGGtccaaaaaagggaaggatAAGAGTGGGTCGGAAGCCGATGGGAAACAGCATAAGAAGGGGAGCAGCGTGGTCAAGGCCGGAGCGGGTATTTCGGTTGCGAAGCTGGACAAAAAGACGAAAAAATCCGGCGCCCTTGCGTCTGCCAGCAAGGGTGGTGGCAAGGGCCGGCAAAAGAAAGCGGGTGGCAAACAGAAAAGCTCCCCCGTAGAGCGTGTCGACGAAGGGTCCGAGTGTGAGGAAGAAGCGGACCACAATGCACGACACGAACCGGGCCCTTTGGATACTAATGGGGAGCGAAACGATGAAGCAAGCGATATGAGCGACTTTGAGGACATTGACAATATGCGCGTGAAGCCTCACGACACCAGCATcgaagaggaggaagacggtggtggtggcgagcGGGAGCCGGCGGCGAAAAAGTCGTCTGACaaatcaaaaaacaaaaagaacaaaaccagCAAGAAGAATGTGGGGAAAGCTGGCGGTGCTGGGGGCGAGCATCATCGCGCTAAAAAGAGCGGCGGAAGCAAGAGCAAGCAGAAGGGGAAGGATAAAAAGATGGACAAAAAATCGCACAAGCGCGATAAGGCTGGCAAGGGCAAGAAAAAGTCCAAATCCTCCAGCGACGATCGTGCGCACGGGGACGATCGCGAAGCAACGTCGAGCGGTGGTGAGGATGAAGAAGGCGCGGATGGAGGAGAGGGAAGAGTTGAATACCTCGGAGATGCGTCAAAAAGTGCCTCAAAGCCGATGCAAAAGCAGTCCAGGGACTCACGCCTTGCCGCTGCAACGCGATCAATGTCACGTTCGCCCAGCCCGGCCCGTTCGTACTGCTCTGACGGTCGCTCGGCACGCGACAGTGGCGAGGAGGAAGACGACCTTCCGAAGCAAGCGCACGATTCCACGCTTCCACCGACCCGATCGATCACTCCCGATATCAAGGATAAGTTTGATCTCATCAAAGAACGCCGGAATAGGGCGGccgcggcggcggcagcagcggccgaaagcaaagcaaaggccAAGCAGGCGAaagcgaagggaaaggaagcaGGTAGCTCGGGAAAGAAGGGCAAATCGTCGTCCaagggaggaggaggtggcaATCGCGGCCAGAAGCATGCGGTGGAAGAAGACAGCAGTGTCAATGCAAGTGCCTCACCATCAAGCGCTGGTgccaaacagcagcagaaaaagcaCCAGCACGTGTGCGACTCAGAAGACGGCAGCAAGCCTTCCAGTGAAAGTAAATCATCCAGCAAAGGCACTACCAGTGGTGGTGGCTCGAAGGGCAAGAAAAATCGCGATAAATCGACGGCTAATGGTGGCGAGTCTTCCAACGCGAAACCGGGCGACAAAAAACACCCACGCCCAGGTGCTGCTTCAGCTGACAGCACGAAGAAGGTGGACCGAAGCAACGAGTACGACTTCGTTGACGATGGCCCCGACACAAAGCTGGACAAGAACCACGCGAAGTCAGCCCATGCTGCCAGCGGTGGTTCTTCCAAGGCGGGCAAAAAGTCAACGTCGGCGACAGCAACTGCGGCCGGACCGACGGGTTCAAGCGCTCAGAGACATCCTAAAGCGAATTCAAAAACCATACCGCCACCAACGGGAAAAACGTCCAAAACGCCCGCTACGGCagcgggcggtggtggtggtagtgcggCTGGTGCAAACATGGAGGAGCTAGAGCTGGAAACCGAGCAGACACTGAAGGACATTAACAAATGGCTGGAAAACACGCCccggtttcccgagtacagcTCGGCCAGCAACTCGCCGTCGCGCTACATCATGGACGATTTCGACACGGTGCCGGTAAAGATTGAACCGGCCGACTTCCGCAAACCGATTCCCCTGTCGCAGCTGCCGGCGGCGAACGAAGCGGCCGCCAGCCCGCTACGTGGAGCAAGTCCCGGGCTGGCGACCATCGCAGCACCGCCGAAAGCATTCTCCCCCAGGTCGGCAGCCAGCTCAAAGGAGCCCAGCGGCACTGCAGCGGGCGCCGGCAAACAAGCGAGCGGCAGCACGACGCCATCCGCCTCTCACGCGAAAGACGCCTCCAAAGGTGAACCGGCGGGTTCCGATTCGGCCGGTGCACTAAAAGATTCTACCAACAGCACCGCTGCCGCAACGGGCAGCAAACCCGCCGGGCCGACGAGTCACACACTGTTGGGCCCTCCACCGATCATACCGCCGCACTCGCAGAAAAAGGAACCCAAAGAACCGAAGCGCAAGTCGCTGAAGGAAAAGCTCTGCCAGCTGGGTGCGGGTGGGCGAAAGCGCGATTTGCACCATCACCGCACCACGATCGACCGGTTGCAGCCGGGCAAGGCCAAGGGCAACCTCATCGGGACGATCCAGAATCTCAACAAGCCGGACGAATTGTTCCCGCTCGGCGCGGGTGGCGGTGCTGGCGCGGGAGGCAGCGGTGCGGCCGGCAACGGTGCCCTGAACAAGGTGAAGGAGGTAAAGAACTCGCTGATCGTGAAGACGGACGAGTCGAAGCCGAAGCTAAGCCTCGGTACCGTGCTTAATACGGAAGGGTTCGGTATCGTGCAGCAGCACAACTTCgccgacgacgaggacgatcCGAAGCGTAGCTCCTCGTTGCTGAAGAAGGACGAGGACGCTGAGGAGGACGAACTGCTGATCGGTACCGCAGCGATCGGTGCTGTAAAGCCCTTAATAAGTGCGTTGAAAACTGCAGCGCTGGCGATCACCGGTGGAAGCTCTCCCGCCGGTAGCCGGGAGGGAGGATCGCTCTCGAAAAAGGATGAACCTAGCAACACCACGGCCGCGGGTGAGAAACCGGAACCGGCCAGCGATCTGGCGGTGGCCGGAGAGCCCAAAAGCAGCACCGTTTCGTCGGCAGCGGACAAATTGTTCTCGCTGGAGGATGGAAAGCCGGGCAAGGCGGAGGAAGCGGCTGGAAAGGACGCGCTCAAAGGCAAGGATAAACCGTCCGCCACGCCCAACCTGAACGCATGGATCAAGGCGTTCGGTGCGCCGAAAAAGCCGAAGAAATCGGACGACACCGATGAGCCCGGCAAAGCGTCGCCGGCCAGCGATAAGAGCAAGCCGAACGAGAACACCTCCACCCACCCTTCGTCGAACGAATCGTCCAGCGGCATTGGCAGCCTGCCGACCATTCCCGGCAGTCTGGAAAGTCCCAGCTATCCCACGCTGCCAACCGTACCGCGGCAGCGAAAGGCCAGCACCGGGAGCACGGTTAGCGAGCGGTCCTCGTACAGCCAAGATCCGGACAGTCCCCGCATCGGTATCGACGAACGGCTCGGAGCGTATCCCGCCCCGTACCCGAGCCCGATCGGGGCGTCACCGATCATGACGTCGCCCAAGCTGGACGATACGCAGAAGAGCCCGTACCATCCACTGAACGGTGCGATCAAGGTCGGGTTCTATCAGGACACCACGCAGAAGAGCAGCCCGGAAAAGAGTTGCAGTCCGCGGGATCTACCCTCGCCGTATCCGCAGTACTCACAGCATCTGTATACGTCCAACGCTGCGAACGCAACCGGAACCGGTGGTACTACCACTACCGCCGGGAACAATATTGCCCCCGGTGGAGGTTCCTCGGTGTACGGCAGCTATTCTGCGTATGGGACTACACCTGCCGGTATCGGGTCCACCGGTACAAACGTTAACCAGCCCAgtacagcagcggcagcagctacGGCAGGCAGTGTAGCCGACAGTTTCAAAGGCTACGGCAAAGAGCTTAAATCACCGGTCGATTTCTACGACCAGTACAAACAGCCAGCCTCGCAAGAGTCGGACTACAACTCGTCAATGAGCCCCAGTACAAATCCCAACTCTCCATATCACAACCCGGCGTCATCgccgtaccagcagcagccgaactCGCCCTCCtgctaccagcagcagcagcagcagcagccgcaagcgtcctcctcctccccgtACGGGCATCAACCGTCGTCGATTGCGTCGCCCGCCTCGTCGGTGGGTCCGCTGTCGCCGTATAATGCGCCGGCGGTACCGCACAGTCCGGCTACTGGACAGACCACGCCCTCGAGCGTCAGTGGCCACTCGCCGTACAACCCGGGCCAGGGGCAGTCGCCCTACCACACCAATCAGGCCCCGTCGACGGCCTCGACGTCGCCATCGACCGGTACAGCGGTGGGTGGCGCTGCTGCCAGTGGTGGTCAACCTAAGCTGCAGTCGAAACCAAATACGCCGCTGCACCAAAGCCCCAACTCACCGTTCTCACAGTCAAACCAAAGCTCGCCCTACTCACAGCAGGATCCCAACTCGCCCTACTCCTCCCAAGGTGGCCAGCTGTCGCCGTTCCAGCCGATGTCCCCGAAACCCCAGCAGCCGGCTGCTCCATCCGCTGCCGgcaacaccagcaacagcaacgccaACAATGCGATTAAGCTCGCTCCCCCGATCATCACACCGCAGCaggccgccgctgccgctggcGTGATACTTCCACCCGAATCTCCCGCCCATTCGCAAGCGACTACGGCCGCGACGATCGGTGTGCATCAGGCACAAAACCTGACCGGATCGGGCGGCAGTACGGGTGCGGGCAACAACAGTTCTGTCCCCTCCAGCACGCCGGGAACGACGATCGCGTCCACACCGATGCAGCTGAACTCGCACCAATCGCCCTGGACGGCGCACCACAATCAGTACAACCCGTACCTGAACCATCCGGGAGATACGGCCGGCGGGGCGGGCAGCATGTCGTCCTCGTTGCCCCCAGCACCGGCTCATATGCCACCATCTCAGCAGGGTCATCTTAGCAACGTGCACACGCATCCATCGCCCGCCCACacgcagcatcagcagcaccaacaccagcagcatcagcagcatcagcaacagcagcagcaacaacaacagcagcaacagcatctactgcaacaccaccaacaacagcagcaacaccagcaaagtcatcaacagcaacaccaaccAAATCATCAGCAAACGCCCCACGGGCACCATCTAGCGacgac encodes the following:
- the LOC3289917 gene encoding mucin-19 isoform X4, which gives rise to MAPTATKLPGRQTNNSLSSVTGPVILPFSEGPAAKGGTPNGGNSSGKGSDAAASVTNQGRKKKGKSTNVNVTSAAAASYTNSSFTKANCSASSIFVSSSLSFTETDEVLQIGMHKVLESIKNHDDAWPFMDPVDEDIAPKYYSIIRRPMDLQKMEEKLDNGEYMIFSDFQNDFKLIVNNCRLYNGQANEYTEMVNNLQIAFERARKKYFDENSSDEELMSHEYPDVSRANAAFKEKPSSKDSNKSTSSDAMNGRGQPHSKGMPKDTGKREAGSKDRSKKGGGSGGNGNNNISAKSSSSSSNANSKDNSDGGGDSPSLQGKDKPCKESKGKSVKSGTSAGGDKKGAKNVTGEKKEPSAPAAGGAGSKKNKANKQQPEVDSEPEPDPEPPEKDKSGSRVNNKTVKRKRKEKEKGDKVKSKKLKTETSDHSDGDDGLQRDEDRVNVKSEEEPDWCEPERKRYKKDHHGDVEEDEPATTPLQAADGSGMRLAGGKMDDLKEEQEEEDFPVYESKKKAAVKALQEKEKKKNSSKVKKEEKKVNKPPKGGKGKDAKRESFSPVRQRSMSRTPSPSQENSSPFSKQSPHGSLSPKKKECTSSDVGGGVVEKTGSKKGKDKSGSEADGKQHKKGSSVVKAGAGISVAKLDKKTKKSGALASASKGGGKGRQKKAGGKQKSSPVERVDEGSECEEEADHNARHEPGPLDTNGERNDEASDMSDFEDIDNMRVKPHDTSIEEEEDGGGGEREPAAKKSSDKSKNKKNKTSKKNVGKAGGAGGEHHRAKKSGGSKSKQKGKDKKMDKKSHKRDKAGKGKKKSKSSSDDRAHGDDREATSSGGEDEEGADGGEGRVEYLGDASKSASKPMQKQSRDSRLAAATRSMSRSPSPARSYCSDGRSARDSGEEEDDLPKQAHDSTLPPTRSITPDIKDKFDLIKERRNRAAAAAAAAAESKAKAKQAKAKGKEAGSSGKKGKSSSKGGGGGNRGQKHAVEEDSSVNASASPSSAGAKQQQKKHQHVCDSEDGSKPSSESKSSSKGTTSGGGSKGKKNRDKSTANGGESSNAKPGDKKHPRPGAASADSTKKVDRSNEYDFVDDGPDTKLDKNHAKSAHAASGGSSKAGKKSTSATATAAGPTGSSAQRHPKANSKTIPPPTGKTSKTPATAAGGGGGSAAGANMEELELETEQTLKDINKWLENTPRFPEYSSASNSPSRYIMDDFDTVPVKIEPADFRKPIPLSQLPAANEAAASPLRGASPGLATIAAPPKAFSPRSAASSKEPSGTAAGAGKQASGSTTPSASHAKDASKGEPAGSDSAGALKDSTNSTAAATGSKPAGPTSHTLLGPPPIIPPHSQKKEPKEPKRKSLKEKLCQLGAGGRKRDLHHHRTTIDRLQPGKAKGNLIGTIQNLNKPDELFPLGAGGGAGAGGSGAAGNGALNKVKEVKNSLIVKTDESKPKLSLGTVLNTEGFGIVQQHNFADDEDDPKRSSSLLKKDEDAEEDELLIGTAAIGAVKPLISALKTAALAITGGSSPAGSREGGSLSKKDEPSNTTAAGEKPEPASDLAVAGEPKSSTVSSAADKLFSLEDGKPGKAEEAAGKDALKGKDKPSATPNLNAWIKAFGAPKKPKKSDDTDEPGKASPASDKSKPNENTSTHPSSNESSSGIGSLPTIPGSLESPSYPTLPTVPRQRKASTGSTVSERSSYSQDPDSPRIGIDERLGAYPAPYPSPIGASPIMTSPKLDDTQKSPYHPLNGAIKVGFYQDTTQKSSPEKSCSPRDLPSPYPQYSQHLYTSNAANATGTGGTTTTAGNNIAPGGGSSVYGSYSAYGTTPAGIGSTGTNVNQPSTAAAAATAGSVADSFKGYGKELKSPVDFYDQYKQPASQESDYNSSMSPSTNPNSPYHNPASSPYQQQPNSPSCYQQQQQQQPQASSSSPYGHQPSSIASPASSVGPLSPYNAPAVPHSPATGQTTPSSVSGHSPYNPGQGQSPYHTNQAPSTASTSPSTGTAVGGAAASGGQPKLQSKPNTPLHQSPNSPFSQSNQSSPYSQQDPNSPYSSQGGQLSPFQPMSPKPQQPAAPSAAGNTSNSNANNAIKLAPPIITPQQAAAAAGVILPPESPAHSQATTAATIGVHQAQNLTGSGGSTGAGNNSSVPSSTPGTTIASTPMQLNSHQSPWTAHHNQYNPYLNHPGDTAGGAGSMSSSLPPAPAHMPPSQQGHLSNVHTHPSPAHTQHQQHQHQQHQQHQQQQQQQQQQQQHLLQHHQQQQQHQQSHQQQHQPNHQQTPHGHHLATTQQQQQSHLGNLLMGSNNNPYTSTYGRPYDLNSASASNTSSSASAAAAAATVGGSGTTATSSNIDHHHAPQHHSQQQQQQHLHHQQHQQQHSAPHHQQHPSLSGISNKNSPSTASITNTSKVPEMINLGYSEPDTNSSKPAQDVPMNMESSGGLGKEKADGTKDNKHLQQQQQQQQQHQSFDHHMGMSYGNPMDISISKSKAFDMFNRAATMNFPRGFGAPSIHQPAPAGNVGANSTGGYDHHRSLSQAANMNKAHDMSGGGAGSASASVSTAPTGYTMQPAGGKPANQHPADQLHLPRYDQRSPQHLQQQQQQQQQQQHGATSASSGSSSQPSGSGNASADLSSAGGGYKSYGVPAPPASSASASLMDPAIRNLTSLSSLYNPDPDRLLGGPGAPSATTAGGFYDKGMPSTAHMFGKNLSQPPVASSSAATTSALQQMFNNTMAATTMAAYNANREQPNVGSYVPSPNYHHPQQHQQRTDMMNAANIQPQKMSHNANVPSASGGGAGNASVNSEPAPPPAKPKRSRKKKDQLAQEQAAAAAAAAAAAAAAAAQQQQQTLHQHAMHAAHQQQALGPHQGFPAYPGLKPSNSTSSGNGGAGGAGGGPPGMGSASSAPGAVGNPASSAETSAISLKTANIVPGSAFNFGPGPAGLGLPPGGLYGDTSASTYLEESYRNSQNPYYLPPSHRGTTAAGSGGTGTEADKLGNPIGSQATPPGSVAAAAAAAAVASVHGPPPPTAASPYHQFLASHHGTRPYQFMNQFDPLHQQYLRQEELRAQMMINQGLLGAPGAAPPGAYGQPGYHHPAIGMHKPYDAMNSMNRSPFL